The Haloplanus sp. CK5-1 genome contains a region encoding:
- the gcvT gene encoding glycine cleavage system aminomethyltransferase GcvT produces the protein MGLRKPPLHAVHDGRASFTEFGGWEMPVEFDSIRTEHAAVREAAGIFDVSHMGEIEVSGPDATTLMGRLTTNDVTELDPGDTQYACITDEDGIILDDTMVFRLPDDSGAQYLFVPNAGHDAQMYDRWVDYRDEWGLDATVENTTEEWAMLAVQGPDAPALAADASDGATRDVDRFGAAYLEVAGVRSFVSRTGYTGEDGFEFLCPWDDAEAVWSAFDCQPCGLGARDTLRLEMGFLLSGQDFDPDDEPRTPYEAGVGWTVDLDREFVGRDALEGVDSEGVDERFRGIQLLERGIPRAGYEVVDADGEHLGHLTSGTMSPTLGEPIGLGYLANEAAPPGTRVRVVVRGEPKQANVVTPPFIDT, from the coding sequence ATGGGCCTACGGAAGCCACCGCTGCATGCGGTTCACGACGGTCGTGCCTCGTTCACCGAGTTCGGCGGGTGGGAGATGCCGGTCGAGTTCGACTCCATCCGGACCGAACACGCGGCCGTCCGCGAGGCCGCCGGCATCTTCGACGTCTCCCACATGGGCGAGATCGAGGTGTCGGGGCCCGACGCGACGACGCTGATGGGTCGGTTGACGACCAACGACGTGACCGAACTCGACCCGGGGGACACCCAGTACGCGTGCATCACCGACGAGGATGGTATCATCCTCGACGACACGATGGTGTTCCGACTCCCCGACGACAGTGGGGCCCAGTACCTGTTCGTGCCGAACGCCGGCCACGACGCCCAGATGTACGACCGGTGGGTCGACTACCGGGACGAGTGGGGCCTCGACGCGACGGTCGAAAACACCACCGAGGAGTGGGCGATGCTGGCGGTCCAGGGACCGGACGCTCCGGCTCTCGCCGCCGACGCCAGCGACGGGGCGACCCGCGACGTGGACCGCTTCGGGGCGGCGTACCTCGAGGTGGCCGGCGTCCGCTCGTTCGTCAGTCGAACGGGGTACACCGGCGAGGACGGCTTCGAGTTCCTCTGCCCGTGGGACGACGCGGAGGCGGTGTGGTCGGCGTTCGACTGCCAGCCCTGCGGACTCGGGGCGCGGGACACCCTACGCCTGGAGATGGGCTTTCTGCTCTCGGGCCAGGACTTCGACCCCGACGACGAGCCCCGAACGCCGTACGAAGCGGGGGTCGGCTGGACGGTCGACCTCGACCGGGAGTTCGTGGGCCGGGACGCCCTCGAGGGCGTCGATTCGGAGGGCGTCGACGAACGGTTCCGCGGGATCCAGTTGCTCGAACGCGGGATTCCACGCGCCGGCTACGAGGTCGTCGACGCCGACGGCGAACACCTGGGCCATCTCACCAGCGGGACGATGAGTCCCACGCTCGGTGAACCCATCGGCCTGGGCTATCTCGCGAACGAAGCAGCACCCCCGGGGACCCGCGTTCGGGTCGTCGTCCGGGGCGAACCGAAGCAGGCAAACGTAGTCACACCACCATTCATCGACACATGA
- the gcvH gene encoding glycine cleavage system protein GcvH encodes MSFDVPTDRRYLESHEWTTTDGDRVRVGITDFAQDELGDVVFVELPEVGEDVTKGAEFGVVESIKAVSDLVSPLSGTVVDVNEDLIDAPELVNEDPYGEGWMFEVEPSSESEFDALLSADEYRERIE; translated from the coding sequence ATGAGTTTCGACGTACCCACCGATCGACGGTATCTGGAATCGCACGAGTGGACGACGACCGACGGCGACCGCGTCCGGGTCGGCATCACCGACTTCGCCCAAGACGAACTGGGGGACGTGGTGTTCGTCGAACTTCCCGAGGTGGGCGAGGACGTGACCAAGGGTGCCGAGTTCGGCGTCGTCGAGAGCATCAAGGCCGTCTCGGACCTCGTCTCGCCGCTCTCGGGGACCGTCGTCGACGTCAACGAGGACCTGATCGACGCGCCGGAACTGGTCAACGAGGACCCGTACGGCGAGGGGTGGATGTTCGAAGTCGAACCGAGTTCGGAGAGCGAGTTCGACGCGCTCCTGTCGGCCGACGAGTATCGCGAACGGATCGAGTAA
- the glyA gene encoding serine hydroxymethyltransferase encodes MDYSHVRATDPAVADAIADETDRQRETLSMIASENHASKAVVEAQGSVLTNKYAEGYPGERYYAGCEFADVVEDLAVERARDLWGAEHVNVQPHSGSQANMAVYFAVLDPGDRILSLELEHGGHLSHGHPANFAGQLFDVEHYRVDPETGYLDYEGLAATADEFDPDAIVSGFSAYPRRVDWERIDAVADAVDAYHVADIAHITGLVAAGVHPSPVGVADFVTGSTHKTIRAGRGGIVMCGEEHADAVDNAVFPGVQGGPLMHNVAGKAVGFREALDPSFTEYAEGVVENARTLAETLADHGLSVVSGGTDTHIVLVDLRDSHPDLSGGDAEAALERTGIVLNGNTVPGETRSPFDPSGIRAGTAALTTRGFDANDMETVGDLIARVLDAPEDAAVRDEVSEAVDELCAAHPLYE; translated from the coding sequence ATGGACTACAGCCACGTTCGGGCCACCGATCCGGCGGTGGCCGACGCCATCGCCGACGAGACGGACCGCCAACGGGAGACCCTTTCGATGATCGCCTCGGAGAACCACGCCAGTAAAGCCGTGGTCGAGGCACAGGGGAGCGTCCTGACCAACAAGTACGCCGAGGGCTACCCCGGCGAGCGTTACTACGCGGGGTGTGAGTTCGCCGACGTCGTCGAGGACCTCGCCGTCGAACGCGCCCGGGACCTGTGGGGGGCCGAACACGTCAACGTCCAGCCACACAGCGGGTCGCAGGCGAACATGGCCGTCTACTTCGCCGTCCTCGATCCGGGCGACCGCATCCTCTCGCTCGAACTCGAACACGGCGGGCACCTCAGCCACGGCCACCCGGCGAACTTCGCCGGCCAACTCTTCGACGTGGAACACTACCGCGTCGACCCCGAGACAGGCTACCTCGACTACGAGGGACTGGCCGCCACCGCCGACGAGTTCGACCCCGACGCCATCGTCTCCGGCTTTTCGGCCTACCCGCGACGGGTCGACTGGGAGCGCATCGACGCCGTCGCCGACGCCGTCGACGCCTACCACGTCGCCGACATCGCTCACATCACCGGCCTCGTGGCCGCAGGTGTCCACCCCTCGCCCGTCGGCGTCGCCGACTTCGTCACCGGATCGACGCACAAGACCATCCGCGCCGGTCGCGGCGGGATCGTCATGTGCGGCGAGGAGCACGCCGACGCCGTCGATAACGCGGTGTTCCCCGGTGTTCAAGGCGGCCCGCTGATGCACAACGTCGCGGGCAAGGCCGTCGGCTTCCGCGAGGCGCTCGATCCCTCGTTCACCGAGTACGCCGAGGGGGTCGTCGAGAACGCCCGCACGCTGGCCGAGACGCTCGCCGACCACGGCCTCTCGGTCGTCTCGGGTGGCACCGACACCCACATCGTCCTGGTCGACCTGCGGGACTCCCACCCCGACCTCTCGGGCGGCGACGCGGAGGCGGCACTGGAGCGGACGGGCATCGTCCTCAACGGCAACACGGTCCCCGGCGAGACACGCTCCCCGTTCGACCCCAGCGGGATACGGGCCGGAACGGCCGCGCTCACCACGCGAGGCTTCGACGCGAACGATATGGAGACTGTCGGCGACCTGATCGCGCGCGTCCTCGACGCGCCCGAGGACGCGGCCGTCCGCGACGAGGTGAGCGAGGCCGTCGACGAGTTGTGTGCCGCCCACCCGCTGTACGAGTAG
- the tbsP gene encoding transcriptional regulator TbsP, translated as MVAGSNLHGGTFEVVLEAVFGSADDLLLVDPTAEAVEALTVVAATAETPPTVRVLAGEAPLKKVMDDFVVASNAADLIESGVLSVRTGTAGDGGSLLVTDGAVWSLVSVGDRVAALGDDDETFVSAVAETYDSKWEVASSFDLRTPPLSRVRETLGAEIGRKTRADFDDALDAVESAREANGEFDEVTLTLLVAAHNDVLLYDISKWGEDVGIASKATFSRTKTALEEEGLITTEKVPIDVGRPRLRLKLDDDRFDEASAAELAAVTLNHSA; from the coding sequence ATGGTTGCCGGGTCGAATCTGCACGGGGGAACCTTCGAGGTGGTGCTGGAGGCGGTGTTCGGGTCGGCGGACGACCTGTTGCTCGTCGATCCGACCGCGGAGGCCGTCGAAGCACTCACCGTCGTCGCGGCGACGGCCGAGACGCCCCCGACGGTTCGCGTGTTGGCCGGCGAAGCGCCGTTGAAGAAGGTGATGGACGACTTCGTCGTGGCGAGCAACGCGGCCGACCTGATCGAATCGGGCGTCCTCTCGGTGCGGACGGGGACGGCGGGCGACGGCGGGAGCCTCCTCGTCACCGACGGCGCCGTGTGGTCGCTGGTGTCGGTCGGCGACCGCGTCGCCGCCCTCGGCGACGACGACGAGACGTTCGTCTCGGCGGTCGCCGAGACGTACGACAGCAAGTGGGAGGTGGCGTCGTCGTTCGACCTCCGGACGCCACCCCTGTCGCGGGTCCGGGAGACGCTCGGTGCCGAGATCGGCCGGAAGACCCGCGCCGACTTCGACGATGCCCTCGACGCCGTCGAGTCGGCCCGCGAGGCCAACGGCGAGTTCGACGAGGTGACGCTCACGCTCCTCGTCGCAGCACACAACGACGTGTTGCTGTACGACATCAGCAAGTGGGGAGAGGACGTGGGCATCGCGAGCAAGGCGACCTTCTCGCGGACCAAGACCGCCCTCGAAGAGGAGGGCCTCATCACGACCGAGAAGGTACCCATCGACGTGGGACGCCCGCGACTCCGTCTGAAACTCGACGACGACCGGTTCGACGAGGCGTCTGCGGCCGAACTCGCCGCGGTGACGCTCAACCACTCGGCCTGA
- a CDS encoding YcaO-like family protein: protein MDIGIAGSGPAAESVRAAFEDTDATTTATTPADLGSHPLGVVIAPAGAQAFAVADDAATRWLAVEIGGLGGHVRSDLDAAVTVFSDGVEYRDLRDRVDSAVEGVGTDGDGDDGESPTGRRSAVRLAGAVAGHRAVSLLSGADLAGTVVEVPGEERRLLAVPRPADRDRDLRRTHRAPSLDDALDRAERAVDDRLGLLTGVGERESFPAPYYMAVTADTTVYSDARAGSFAAGVDADWDRAFVKALGEGLERYCAGVYRATEFDAEAGERAVPHEAFVRPDDRSPEGVTAWVPGEDLATGDDVSLPAELVHYPPPEARYRPPITTGLGLGNGGVEALLSGLYEVVERDAAMLSWYSTYEPLGLTVDDEGFEALVARARAESLSVSPVLVTVDVDVPVVAVAVHRDGAWPRFAVGSGADLDATAAARSALAEALQNWMELRAMGPEDAADEEGAIARYADFPPEARDLTAPDDGVPVASVGPETAPTGEAELDAVVSRVVDAGLSAYAARVTTTDVADLGFETVRVLSPAAQPLFVGESYFGARAETVPRELGYEPRLDRPFHPYP, encoded by the coding sequence ATGGATATCGGTATCGCGGGGAGCGGGCCGGCCGCCGAGTCGGTCCGCGCCGCTTTCGAGGACACGGACGCCACGACGACAGCCACGACGCCGGCCGACCTCGGCTCGCATCCGCTCGGAGTCGTGATCGCGCCGGCCGGCGCGCAGGCGTTCGCGGTGGCGGACGACGCGGCGACACGGTGGCTGGCCGTCGAGATCGGCGGCCTCGGCGGGCACGTCCGATCGGATCTCGACGCCGCCGTCACCGTCTTTTCCGACGGCGTGGAGTACCGTGACCTGCGGGACCGCGTCGACTCCGCCGTCGAGGGCGTGGGCACCGACGGTGACGGCGACGACGGTGAGTCCCCGACGGGGCGTCGTAGCGCCGTCCGCCTCGCCGGTGCGGTGGCCGGCCACCGCGCCGTCTCACTGCTCTCCGGGGCGGATCTGGCCGGGACGGTCGTCGAGGTGCCCGGCGAGGAGCGGCGACTCCTCGCGGTCCCCCGGCCCGCCGACCGCGACCGCGACCTCCGGCGGACACATCGAGCGCCGAGCCTCGACGACGCCCTCGACCGCGCGGAGCGTGCCGTCGACGACCGCCTGGGCCTCCTCACCGGGGTCGGCGAGCGGGAGTCCTTCCCCGCGCCGTACTACATGGCGGTGACCGCCGACACGACCGTCTACAGCGACGCGCGGGCCGGATCCTTCGCCGCAGGCGTCGACGCCGACTGGGACCGCGCGTTCGTGAAGGCGCTGGGCGAGGGGCTCGAACGCTACTGTGCGGGCGTCTACCGCGCGACCGAGTTCGACGCCGAGGCGGGCGAACGCGCCGTCCCCCACGAGGCGTTCGTCCGCCCCGACGACCGGTCGCCCGAGGGGGTGACCGCGTGGGTGCCCGGCGAGGACCTCGCGACCGGCGACGACGTCTCCCTGCCCGCCGAACTCGTCCACTATCCGCCGCCCGAGGCGCGCTACCGGCCGCCGATCACCACCGGCCTCGGCCTCGGCAACGGCGGCGTCGAGGCGTTGCTCTCGGGACTCTACGAGGTGGTCGAGCGCGACGCCGCGATGCTCTCGTGGTACTCGACGTACGAACCCCTCGGCCTGACCGTCGACGACGAGGGGTTCGAAGCGCTCGTCGCCCGCGCTCGCGCCGAGAGTCTGTCGGTCTCGCCCGTCCTCGTCACTGTCGACGTGGACGTTCCCGTCGTCGCCGTCGCCGTCCACCGCGACGGCGCGTGGCCCCGCTTCGCCGTCGGATCGGGGGCCGACCTCGACGCGACGGCGGCGGCCCGGTCCGCGCTCGCGGAGGCACTCCAGAACTGGATGGAGCTCCGGGCGATGGGGCCCGAAGACGCGGCCGACGAGGAGGGTGCGATCGCCCGCTACGCCGACTTCCCGCCGGAAGCGCGGGACCTGACGGCGCCCGACGACGGCGTCCCGGTCGCGAGCGTCGGCCCCGAGACGGCCCCGACGGGCGAGGCGGAACTCGACGCCGTCGTCTCGCGGGTCGTGGACGCGGGGCTGTCGGCCTACGCCGCACGGGTCACGACGACCGACGTCGCCGACCTCGGCTTCGAGACCGTCCGCGTTCTCTCGCCGGCCGCACAGCCGCTGTTCGTCGGGGAGTCGTACTTCGGCGCCCGGGCGGAGACGGTGCCGCGGGAGCTCGGGTACGAGCCCCGTCTCGACCGCCCCTTCCACCCCTACCCTTAG
- a CDS encoding DUF63 family protein has protein sequence MSTVADRLGTDPERLWVGTVFGLLAALIGGSLAFPRTVYDGFVWHYFWGPVQADANAAVCAVREGGTTRYLFDTAACSAAAEPVAYPGYTLVSEVGYVVVLLIALVGLVFLLKRLDVGTDPGLFYALIPFVFFGGALRVVEDATDTGGADALLTYPLNTLIISPVIYFTVFAVTLVALLASVALDRQGVVDRYTRPLVGSGIAVLAATLAVLVWTALAPERPGTFHPQVLAVILVGATASTAVTWWLIERFAPEVNAGTGTLGAVVIWGHSIDGVANVVGLDWMVALGAGPNLVPKHPVNRAIVEITAASLPASALAVVGDTWPFLLVKLVAATGVVWLFDDRIFEESPQYTVLLLVAILAVGLGPGTRDMLRATFGV, from the coding sequence ATGTCCACGGTCGCCGACCGCCTCGGCACCGATCCGGAACGGCTCTGGGTCGGGACGGTCTTCGGACTCCTCGCCGCCCTGATCGGCGGGTCGCTCGCATTCCCACGAACCGTCTACGACGGCTTCGTCTGGCACTACTTCTGGGGGCCGGTGCAGGCCGACGCCAACGCCGCCGTCTGTGCCGTCCGCGAGGGTGGGACGACCCGCTACCTCTTCGACACCGCGGCGTGTTCCGCGGCGGCCGAACCCGTCGCCTACCCCGGCTACACGCTCGTCTCCGAGGTTGGCTACGTCGTCGTCCTACTGATCGCGCTCGTCGGCCTCGTCTTCCTGCTCAAGCGACTGGACGTCGGCACCGATCCCGGTCTGTTCTACGCCCTGATTCCGTTCGTCTTCTTCGGCGGCGCGCTCCGCGTCGTCGAGGACGCGACCGACACGGGCGGGGCCGACGCGCTGCTCACCTACCCGCTGAACACGCTCATCATCAGCCCCGTCATCTACTTCACCGTCTTCGCGGTGACGCTCGTGGCGCTGCTCGCGAGCGTGGCACTCGACCGTCAGGGCGTCGTCGACCGGTACACGCGTCCCCTCGTCGGGAGCGGTATCGCGGTGCTCGCCGCGACCCTCGCCGTCCTCGTCTGGACGGCGCTCGCCCCGGAGCGGCCGGGCACCTTCCACCCGCAGGTGTTGGCCGTGATCCTCGTGGGTGCGACGGCGTCGACGGCGGTCACGTGGTGGCTGATCGAGCGGTTCGCCCCCGAAGTCAACGCGGGGACCGGCACGCTCGGCGCCGTCGTCATCTGGGGTCACTCCATCGACGGCGTCGCCAACGTCGTCGGCCTGGACTGGATGGTCGCGCTGGGCGCGGGGCCGAACCTCGTCCCCAAACACCCGGTCAACCGCGCCATCGTCGAGATAACCGCCGCTTCACTCCCCGCCTCCGCGCTAGCGGTCGTCGGCGATACGTGGCCGTTCCTGCTCGTGAAACTCGTCGCCGCGACGGGCGTCGTCTGGCTGTTCGACGACCGGATCTTCGAGGAGAGCCCCCAGTACACGGTGTTGCTCCTCGTCGCCATCCTCGCGGTTGGACTGGGTCCCGGCACGCGGGACATGCTCCGCGCGACCTTTGGCGTCTAA
- a CDS encoding DUF4013 domain-containing protein — protein MAIDIERTLAYPTASDDWIKTLLIGGALTLLSVLVIPIFPLYGYLVRVLRAGMDEAEEPPAFDDWGNLFVEGIAAFVILLVYQLIPFVVAFVTIGGSVAAIGTGSEVGAGVGVVGLLGGLALWALFALAFGYLTLIALANYAHVGGFGAAFDLDVLRSVALDEAYAVPWLYGMGVLIGATVVSGILGLVPVLGAIAGVFVTFYGQVVAAWLWGKGFGDATGIGGGADGPDAGTDLGLAADESSWD, from the coding sequence ATGGCGATAGATATCGAACGCACCCTGGCGTACCCGACCGCCTCGGACGACTGGATCAAGACCCTCCTCATCGGCGGCGCACTGACGCTGCTTTCGGTCCTCGTCATCCCCATCTTCCCCCTGTACGGCTACCTCGTTCGCGTCCTGCGGGCGGGGATGGACGAGGCCGAGGAGCCACCCGCCTTCGACGACTGGGGGAACCTCTTCGTCGAGGGCATCGCAGCGTTCGTCATTCTGCTCGTCTACCAGTTGATCCCGTTCGTCGTCGCGTTCGTGACCATCGGGGGATCGGTCGCCGCCATCGGGACGGGATCGGAAGTCGGCGCGGGCGTCGGGGTCGTCGGACTGCTCGGGGGACTGGCGCTCTGGGCGCTGTTCGCGCTCGCGTTCGGCTATCTGACGCTGATCGCACTCGCGAACTACGCCCACGTCGGTGGGTTCGGTGCCGCGTTCGACCTCGACGTACTCCGATCGGTCGCGCTCGACGAGGCCTACGCGGTCCCGTGGCTCTACGGGATGGGCGTCCTGATCGGCGCGACGGTCGTTTCGGGGATCCTGGGACTCGTCCCCGTCCTGGGGGCCATCGCCGGCGTGTTCGTCACCTTCTACGGGCAGGTCGTCGCCGCCTGGCTCTGGGGGAAGGGGTTCGGGGACGCGACGGGGATCGGTGGCGGGGCGGACGGCCCCGACGCGGGGACCGACCTCGGCCTCGCCGCCGACGAGTCGTCGTGGGACTGA
- a CDS encoding CBS domain-containing protein, translated as MTDTLVSDVMTTPMLTLDAETTVDEAARGMAEAGIKSVVVVGEACRPEGIFTSTDALRVAADGHAPADATVGEYMTTDVETVTPDEPLPVVARRMVESDISHLPVTDADGDGVGILTTTDLAEALSATDTPIQSG; from the coding sequence ATGACAGACACGCTGGTCAGCGACGTCATGACCACGCCGATGCTCACGCTGGACGCGGAGACGACGGTCGACGAGGCCGCACGGGGGATGGCGGAGGCCGGCATCAAGTCGGTCGTCGTCGTCGGAGAGGCCTGTCGTCCGGAGGGTATCTTCACCTCGACGGACGCTCTCCGAGTCGCTGCCGACGGCCACGCACCGGCCGACGCCACCGTCGGGGAGTACATGACGACCGACGTGGAGACGGTGACACCGGACGAACCGCTCCCTGTCGTCGCTCGGCGGATGGTCGAGAGCGACATCAGCCACCTCCCCGTGACCGACGCGGACGGCGACGGCGTCGGCATCCTGACGACGACGGACCTGGCCGAGGCGCTCTCGGCGACGGACACCCCCATCCAGTCCGGGTGA
- a CDS encoding PQQ-binding-like beta-propeller repeat protein has translation MSMPSIDRRTFLGTLSTGVALGLAGCSSSCPDSDSPQPDTVVDTGDVGSGFDRLPGGSWPTPRFDAGNTGHARPHRTPTDSPSLRWRTRLPTPDIEGLDAGTSPPTVADGRVYLTTGTGVVALSLRDGSTRWRNTDVGRPIGEGRELAAPVVGDAAVFAATTDGLLALAPDDGAVDWRYAVSATGPPALVDAGPVLPTGDGVVALTPEGSERWSAATGEVSEPPLAAAEGTVVAAGDGVTAVDAATGDRLWDSPVQSQSHPVVADGVVYLGTYEGLVALDLADGTERWTADRGSGRAFTAPVVTDETVYAVERPAEAGDATFAFDRTDDGPPEPRWCSYVGEGAVAAAADGHALALQSGGGLEGGPPARLVAFTRRFGEAMWGFANSERALPPAVLDGAVVVADRLGTVAAFGGG, from the coding sequence ATGTCAATGCCCTCCATCGATCGCAGAACGTTCCTCGGTACGCTGTCGACCGGGGTTGCCCTCGGGCTGGCCGGCTGTTCGTCGTCGTGTCCGGACTCCGACTCGCCGCAGCCGGACACCGTGGTCGACACCGGCGACGTCGGCTCCGGGTTCGACCGCCTTCCCGGTGGGTCGTGGCCGACGCCCCGATTCGACGCCGGCAACACCGGCCACGCGCGACCCCACCGGACGCCGACCGACTCGCCGTCGCTCCGCTGGCGGACGAGACTCCCGACGCCGGATATCGAGGGGCTCGACGCCGGGACGAGTCCCCCCACCGTCGCCGACGGTCGGGTGTATCTCACGACGGGAACGGGAGTCGTCGCCCTCTCCCTGCGCGACGGATCGACCCGCTGGCGGAACACGGACGTTGGCCGCCCGATCGGTGAGGGCCGCGAACTCGCGGCTCCAGTCGTCGGCGACGCCGCCGTCTTCGCGGCGACGACGGACGGGCTCCTCGCTCTCGCGCCCGACGACGGCGCGGTCGACTGGCGGTACGCGGTGTCGGCAACGGGCCCGCCGGCGCTCGTGGACGCCGGACCGGTCCTCCCCACCGGCGACGGCGTCGTCGCCCTGACTCCCGAGGGGAGCGAGCGCTGGTCGGCCGCTACCGGCGAGGTGAGCGAACCGCCACTTGCGGCCGCCGAGGGCACCGTCGTCGCCGCCGGCGACGGGGTGACCGCCGTCGACGCGGCGACCGGCGACCGTCTGTGGGACTCGCCGGTCCAGTCCCAGTCACACCCCGTCGTCGCCGACGGCGTCGTCTACCTCGGCACGTACGAGGGCCTCGTCGCCCTCGACCTCGCCGACGGGACGGAGCGCTGGACCGCCGACCGCGGGTCCGGACGCGCCTTCACCGCGCCGGTCGTCACCGACGAGACGGTGTACGCCGTCGAACGGCCCGCCGAGGCCGGCGACGCCACCTTCGCCTTCGACCGCACCGACGACGGCCCGCCCGAGCCGCGGTGGTGTTCGTACGTCGGCGAGGGGGCCGTCGCCGCCGCCGCCGACGGGCACGCCCTCGCGCTTCAGTCCGGCGGCGGCCTCGAGGGCGGCCCACCCGCCCGCCTCGTCGCGTTCACGCGGCGGTTCGGCGAGGCAATGTGGGGGTTCGCGAACTCGGAGCGGGCGCTCCCGCCGGCGGTCTTGGACGGGGCCGTCGTGGTCGCGGACCGCCTCGGAACCGTCGCGGCGTTCGGGGGTGGGTGA
- a CDS encoding CBS domain-containing protein yields the protein MAPTSVDATATDGGVRRATATSTADATLDEFGDRMLRDRNTVHFVTGDGGDVVGVVTLDDLKTARGGDHGTTRVSSVMREVPRVDSTADAFDTLSLLNGAGTVTALVEENGSVVGVLSESDYAHAMTVGGSRAAWAGSRLSSSW from the coding sequence GTGGCCCCGACAAGCGTCGACGCGACCGCGACCGACGGCGGTGTTCGAAGGGCGACGGCGACGAGCACCGCCGACGCGACACTCGACGAGTTCGGCGACCGGATGCTCCGGGACCGGAACACCGTCCACTTCGTCACGGGCGACGGGGGCGATGTCGTCGGCGTCGTCACGCTGGACGATCTGAAGACGGCGCGGGGTGGGGATCACGGGACGACCCGCGTCTCGTCGGTCATGCGGGAGGTTCCCCGAGTCGACTCGACGGCCGACGCCTTCGACACCCTGTCGCTGTTGAACGGGGCGGGGACGGTGACCGCGCTGGTCGAAGAGAACGGATCGGTCGTCGGCGTCCTCTCGGAGTCGGACTACGCCCACGCGATGACGGTCGGGGGTTCCAGAGCGGCGTGGGCGGGTAGTCGACTCTCGTCCTCGTGGTAG
- a CDS encoding pentapeptide repeat-containing protein, with translation MSDSDFDIPNDDDVSPADIRPDADLAGADLSRALLAGADLAGADLSEAILTRASLREANLVGADLSDADLNCAVLREADLTEVDLSNASLTKAKLVGADLSDADLTNARCPAADVSNADLTGANVSDASLLHTK, from the coding sequence ATGAGTGATTCCGACTTCGATATCCCAAACGATGACGATGTCTCACCTGCCGACATCCGTCCGGACGCGGATCTCGCCGGGGCCGATCTCTCCAGAGCGCTCCTCGCCGGGGCCGACCTCGCCGGTGCAGACCTCTCGGAGGCGATTCTCACCCGTGCCAGCCTCCGTGAGGCCAACCTGGTCGGGGCAGACCTCTCGGACGCCGATCTCAACTGTGCCGTCCTCCGCGAGGCCGACCTCACCGAGGTCGATCTCTCAAACGCGAGTCTCACGAAGGCGAAACTGGTCGGTGCGGACCTGTCCGATGCCGACCTCACGAACGCCCGCTGCCCCGCGGCCGATGTCTCTAACGCCGACCTCACCGGCGCCAACGTCTCCGACGCCTCCCTACTGCACACGAAGTGA